A genomic stretch from Desulfolutivibrio sulfodismutans DSM 3696 includes:
- a CDS encoding sulfite exporter TauE/SafE family protein, with the protein MRAKPIRTTILVAAACLLVAGLVWAGADAGMAAEGAAAVDAMTGASSNTPWWMWPIILLGFCFILGIIAVLAGVGGAVLFVPLVSGFFPFHLDFVRGTGLLVALAGALAAGPGLLRRNLASLRLALPVALIASACSIVGAFVGLALPTDILQLCLGITIMFIAILLLTSKNVVRPHVEKQDAIGLALGMSGIYTEPSTGEVISWKTHRTLPGLLLFILIGLMAGMFGLGAGWANVPVLNMLMGAPLKIAVGTSKFLLSITDTSAAWVYLNKGCVIPLMAIPSIIGLMLGSFVGVRLLAVAKPKFIRYMVIGVLLFSGGRAFLKGFGI; encoded by the coding sequence GCCGGGGCCGATGCCGGGATGGCCGCCGAGGGCGCGGCCGCCGTTGACGCCATGACCGGCGCGTCAAGCAACACGCCGTGGTGGATGTGGCCCATCATCTTGTTGGGATTCTGCTTTATCCTGGGAATCATCGCCGTGCTGGCGGGCGTGGGCGGCGCGGTCCTTTTTGTTCCCCTGGTCAGCGGATTTTTTCCCTTTCACCTGGATTTTGTGCGCGGTACGGGACTGCTTGTGGCCCTGGCCGGGGCTCTGGCCGCCGGGCCTGGTTTGCTTCGCCGCAACCTGGCCAGCCTGCGTCTGGCCCTGCCCGTGGCGCTCATCGCCTCGGCCTGTTCCATCGTCGGTGCGTTTGTGGGCCTGGCCTTGCCCACGGATATCCTTCAGCTTTGCCTTGGCATCACCATCATGTTCATCGCCATTTTGCTTCTGACCTCCAAAAACGTGGTTCGGCCCCATGTGGAAAAGCAGGACGCCATCGGCCTGGCCCTGGGCATGAGCGGCATCTACACCGAGCCCTCCACGGGTGAGGTCATTTCCTGGAAGACCCATCGCACCCTGCCGGGCCTTCTTCTTTTCATTCTCATCGGCCTCATGGCCGGCATGTTCGGCCTGGGCGCGGGTTGGGCCAACGTCCCGGTGCTCAACATGCTCATGGGCGCGCCGCTGAAAATCGCCGTCGGCACCAGCAAGTTTTTATTGTCCATCACCGACACCTCCGCCGCCTGGGTCTATCTGAACAAGGGCTGCGTCATCCCGCTGATGGCCATTCCCTCCATCATCGGGCTGATGCTCGGTTCCTTTGTCGGGGTGCGCCTCTTGGCCGTGGCCAAGCCCAAGTTCATCCGCTACATGGTCATTGGCGTCTTGTTGTTCTCGGGCGGCCGGGCCTTTCTCAAGGGGTTTGGCATCTAG
- a CDS encoding DUF1634 domain-containing protein: MTSTKYDTTPKEQVLYANMLFYGCWSGLALMIVTYLVYAFGILEPHVPMEVVTRVWFHPVQEYLTAGQVPVGWGWAALLNKGDFINFLGIVLLAGMTLVCYVPLIVAYLKKKDILFAMIAIAEILVLAFAASGVVGGGAH; this comes from the coding sequence ATGACGTCCACGAAATACGACACGACTCCCAAAGAGCAGGTTCTCTACGCCAATATGCTGTTTTACGGCTGCTGGTCGGGGCTTGCGCTGATGATCGTCACCTATCTGGTCTATGCCTTCGGCATTCTGGAACCCCATGTCCCCATGGAGGTGGTGACCCGTGTGTGGTTCCATCCGGTACAGGAATACCTGACTGCTGGGCAGGTGCCCGTGGGATGGGGCTGGGCTGCCCTTCTCAACAAGGGCGATTTCATTAATTTTCTGGGCATCGTCTTGCTGGCGGGCATGACACTGGTGTGCTACGTTCCTCTTATCGTGGCATATTTGAAGAAAAAAGATATCCTGTTCGCCATGATCGCCATAGCCGAAATCCTGGTCCTGGCCTTCGCGGCCTCGGGTGTTGTTGGCGGCGGCGCGCACTAG
- a CDS encoding sigma 54-interacting transcriptional regulator, whose product MENSVRTAPCPPTALATDLARLSEILGGLPIGIAALDPDCRIVFMNKALEDLTGFTSHEAAGIPCHHVLRCGLHLRGVRQVETPGRGDEPVKGRETDIIDRHRHKLPVRVTRIDVRDEQGVAFMFLEAYEDLAPLRDMERRLKDASGAGELISRGEAMERIKKVLPAIAQSDSPVLVTGETGTGKDLSAQVIHKASPRARGPFVRVNLGPMPEHLLEIELYGRVAEEGEAVPGCFQRANGGTLYLSELADLPAAHQAGLVRVLDDQTIIPAGSDKGVRVNVRLIAATHKDPEELVRAGVLREDLFHRLGAVRVHLPPLRDRGEDVEFLLTHFLSRFAARFKKDIKGFSPRAIRILRSHCFPGNVRELKNIVEYAAMICQKDMILPAHLPGHILAALKADQSPASGRPGDNRGRKRS is encoded by the coding sequence GTGGAGAACTCCGTGCGCACCGCACCATGCCCACCCACCGCGCTTGCGACGGATCTCGCCCGACTCTCGGAGATTCTGGGGGGGCTGCCCATCGGCATCGCCGCGCTGGACCCGGACTGCCGCATCGTGTTCATGAACAAGGCCCTGGAAGATCTGACCGGCTTTACCAGCCACGAGGCCGCCGGGATCCCTTGTCATCATGTTTTGCGTTGCGGCCTGCATCTGCGCGGCGTCCGGCAGGTTGAAACGCCCGGGCGCGGCGATGAGCCGGTCAAGGGCAGGGAGACGGACATCATCGACCGTCATCGCCACAAACTGCCCGTCCGGGTCACCCGCATCGATGTCCGGGATGAGCAAGGCGTAGCGTTCATGTTCCTTGAGGCCTACGAAGACCTGGCGCCGTTGCGGGACATGGAGCGGCGGCTCAAGGACGCCTCCGGGGCCGGGGAACTGATCAGCCGGGGCGAGGCCATGGAGCGCATCAAGAAGGTGCTCCCGGCCATCGCCCAATCCGACTCCCCGGTCCTGGTCACCGGCGAGACCGGCACCGGCAAGGATCTGTCGGCCCAGGTCATCCACAAGGCCTCACCGCGCGCGCGTGGTCCCTTCGTGCGGGTCAACCTGGGCCCCATGCCCGAGCATCTGTTGGAGATCGAACTGTACGGCCGGGTGGCCGAGGAGGGGGAGGCCGTTCCGGGCTGTTTTCAGCGGGCCAACGGCGGTACCCTGTACCTGTCGGAACTCGCCGATCTGCCTGCCGCCCATCAGGCCGGACTGGTGCGCGTTCTGGACGACCAGACCATCATCCCGGCCGGTTCGGACAAGGGCGTGCGGGTGAACGTCCGGCTGATCGCCGCCACCCACAAGGATCCCGAGGAGTTGGTGCGCGCCGGGGTGTTGCGCGAGGATCTGTTCCATCGCCTGGGCGCCGTCCGGGTGCATCTGCCGCCGCTGCGGGACCGGGGCGAGGATGTCGAGTTTCTTTTGACCCATTTTCTGTCCCGTTTCGCCGCCCGTTTCAAAAAGGACATCAAGGGCTTTTCTCCGCGCGCCATACGGATTTTGCGCAGCCACTGCTTTCCGGGAAATGTGCGGGAACTCAAAAACATCGTGGAATATGCCGCCATGATATGCCAAAAGGACATGATCCTTCCGGCGCATCTGCCGGGGCATATCCTGGCCGCCCTCAAAGCCGACCAGTCCCCTGCATCGGGGCGGCCGGGAGACAACCGGGGACGGAAGCGTTCGTAA
- a CDS encoding NifB/NifX family molybdenum-iron cluster-binding protein: MRTKKILIPLFRDEVAPRFDLAGEALIVAVSEDGTVEGRQNLVLPNASADDLCDLVLSRDIDTVICGGIEEEYYHYLRWKRVDVLDAVAGTAEAALTRFLAGRLKSGDMLFAGGDGRV; the protein is encoded by the coding sequence ATGCGCACCAAAAAGATCCTGATTCCCCTGTTCCGGGACGAGGTGGCCCCCAGGTTCGACCTGGCGGGCGAGGCGCTGATCGTGGCCGTGTCCGAAGATGGGACAGTGGAGGGACGGCAAAACCTGGTTCTTCCCAACGCCTCGGCCGACGACCTGTGCGATCTGGTGCTGTCCCGGGACATCGACACGGTGATCTGCGGCGGCATCGAAGAGGAATACTACCATTATCTGCGCTGGAAGCGTGTGGACGTGCTGGATGCCGTGGCGGGCACGGCCGAGGCCGCGTTGACGCGATTTCTGGCCGGAAGGCTCAAGTCCGGGGATATGCTCTTTGCGGGCGGTGACGGTCGTGTTTAA
- a CDS encoding sensor histidine kinase, whose translation MFKTIFRHSFKDLHGSEDILSPERYMSLRRKIVGLMAVVSVVPLLLMAAINYYEYRAALGREIQNPLRILVSKTKNSFELFLAERTSTVSFIASAYPFEELAQEKNLKHIFRVMTQVFDGFVDLGLLDENGVQVSYAGPYSLAGKNYAEQSWFNQVMIRGTYISDVFMGYRNFPHMVIAVRHMDENGKKWVVRATIDTTRFDRLIAAMSLEPDSDAFLLNKEGILQTNSNYYGKVLERLPMAMPPQGYEARLVETQDHNGEDIYLAYSYFPETDFVLMAVKPRGSALKTWYMVKGDLLFIFVLGVMAIFLVVYKMTDLLIQRMRESEERRELAFRQVEHAQKLSSIGRLAAGVAHEINNPLAAINEKAGLMKDLLGLRPDFPDRDKFITLADAILKSIRRCRDITHRMLGFARRMDVSYEELDINEVLTDTLSFLDQEAKHRGVTIVRELDESLPRIMSDRGQLQQVFLNILNNALAAVPDDGNIEVKTGETTPDSLVISFQDNGCGMSQDTLEHVFEPFFTTKKGTGTGLGLSITYGIIKKLGGDIAVTSKQGEGTLFTIYLPKKARKEAAS comes from the coding sequence GTGTTTAAGACCATTTTCCGCCACTCGTTCAAGGATCTGCACGGCAGCGAGGACATCCTGTCCCCGGAACGCTACATGAGCCTGCGGCGCAAGATCGTGGGGCTTATGGCCGTGGTCTCCGTAGTCCCGCTTTTGCTCATGGCCGCCATCAACTACTATGAATACCGGGCGGCCCTAGGCCGGGAAATCCAAAATCCATTGCGCATCCTGGTGTCCAAGACCAAGAATTCGTTTGAGCTTTTTTTGGCCGAGCGCACCTCCACGGTGAGCTTCATCGCCTCGGCCTATCCCTTCGAGGAACTGGCCCAGGAAAAAAACCTCAAGCATATCTTCCGGGTTATGACCCAGGTCTTTGACGGCTTTGTGGACCTTGGGCTGCTCGATGAGAACGGCGTCCAGGTGAGCTATGCCGGGCCCTATTCCCTGGCCGGGAAAAACTACGCCGAACAGAGTTGGTTCAACCAGGTCATGATCCGGGGCACCTACATCAGCGACGTGTTCATGGGCTACCGGAATTTCCCGCACATGGTCATCGCCGTGCGCCATATGGATGAAAACGGTAAAAAGTGGGTGGTCCGGGCTACCATCGACACCACCCGGTTCGACCGGCTGATTGCGGCCATGAGCCTTGAGCCCGACAGCGACGCGTTTTTGCTCAACAAGGAGGGCATCCTCCAGACCAATTCCAATTATTACGGCAAGGTGCTCGAACGTCTGCCCATGGCCATGCCCCCCCAGGGCTACGAGGCCCGGCTGGTGGAAACCCAGGACCACAACGGCGAAGACATCTACCTGGCCTATTCCTATTTTCCGGAGACGGATTTCGTGCTCATGGCCGTCAAACCCCGGGGATCGGCGCTCAAGACCTGGTACATGGTCAAGGGCGACCTGCTGTTCATCTTCGTGCTCGGGGTCATGGCCATCTTCCTGGTGGTCTACAAGATGACCGACCTGCTCATCCAGCGCATGCGCGAGAGCGAGGAGCGCCGGGAACTGGCCTTCCGGCAGGTGGAGCATGCCCAGAAACTGTCCTCCATCGGGCGTCTCGCCGCAGGCGTGGCCCACGAGATCAACAACCCCCTGGCGGCCATCAACGAGAAGGCCGGGCTCATGAAGGATCTTCTCGGCCTGCGTCCGGATTTCCCGGATCGGGACAAGTTCATCACCCTGGCCGACGCCATCCTCAAAAGCATCCGGCGCTGCCGGGACATCACCCACCGCATGCTCGGCTTCGCCCGGCGCATGGACGTCAGCTATGAAGAACTGGATATCAATGAGGTCTTGACCGACACCTTGAGCTTCCTGGACCAGGAGGCCAAACACCGGGGGGTGACCATCGTGCGGGAGCTCGACGAATCCCTGCCGCGCATCATGTCCGACCGGGGCCAACTCCAGCAGGTGTTCCTGAACATCTTGAACAATGCCCTGGCCGCTGTGCCCGACGACGGGAACATCGAGGTCAAGACCGGCGAGACCACCCCGGATTCCCTGGTCATCAGTTTTCAGGACAATGGCTGCGGCATGTCCCAGGACACCCTCGAACACGTCTTCGAACCCTTTTTCACCACCAAGAAGGGCACCGGCACGGGCCTTGGCCTGTCCATCACCTACGGCATCATCAAGAAACTTGGCGGCGACATCGCGGTCACGAGCAAACAAGGCGAGGGAACCCTTTTCACCATATACCTGCCAAAAAAGGCCAGGAAGGAAGCGGCAAGCTGA
- a CDS encoding response regulator has translation MERKDWNVLLVDDEREFVTTLSERLGLRGIASRVVFDGESALREVAENPPHLVILDVMLPGMRGLEVLRGIRAGFPNVKVILLTGHGTTKNGIEGMKLGAFDYMIKPLDIDVLIEKMTEAAGGRR, from the coding sequence ATGGAGAGAAAAGACTGGAACGTGCTTTTGGTGGACGACGAACGCGAGTTCGTGACCACCCTTTCGGAGCGCCTGGGGCTGCGGGGCATCGCCTCCAGGGTGGTTTTCGACGGCGAGAGCGCCCTGCGGGAGGTGGCCGAGAACCCGCCGCACCTGGTGATCCTCGACGTGATGCTGCCGGGCATGCGGGGGCTTGAGGTGTTGCGCGGCATTCGGGCCGGTTTTCCCAACGTCAAGGTGATCCTTTTGACCGGCCACGGCACCACCAAAAACGGCATTGAGGGCATGAAGCTGGGGGCCTTCGATTACATGATCAAGCCGTTGGACATCGACGTGCTGATTGAAAAAATGACCGAAGCCGCAGGCGGCAGGCGGTGA
- a CDS encoding response regulator — protein MKKIKLLLVDDEENFVNTLAERMKMRDVPSKVVFSGEEALEAVKVEAPDVMVLDLRMPGIDGMDVLRKVRKCHPHVQVIILTGHGTDLDEEEARKLGAFHYHKKPIDIDELLSTVKKAYREKIEDAMVAATFAQAGEFGEAQKILDEDGK, from the coding sequence ATGAAAAAGATCAAGCTGCTTTTGGTGGACGACGAGGAGAACTTCGTCAACACCCTGGCCGAACGCATGAAGATGCGCGATGTGCCCTCCAAGGTGGTTTTCAGCGGCGAAGAGGCCCTGGAGGCGGTCAAGGTCGAGGCCCCCGACGTCATGGTCCTGGATTTGCGCATGCCCGGCATCGACGGCATGGACGTCCTGCGCAAGGTCCGCAAGTGCCACCCGCATGTCCAGGTCATCATTCTGACCGGCCACGGCACGGATCTGGATGAGGAAGAGGCCAGGAAGCTCGGCGCCTTCCACTACCACAAAAAGCCCATCGACATCGACGAGCTTTTGAGCACCGTCAAAAAGGCCTACCGGGAAAAGATCGAGGACGCCATGGTGGCGGCCACCTTCGCCCAGGCCGGCGAGTTCGGCGAGGCCCAGAAGATCCTGGACGAGGACGGAAAATAG